One part of the Chloroflexota bacterium genome encodes these proteins:
- a CDS encoding type II toxin-antitoxin system Phd/YefM family antitoxin — protein sequence MPTRIVTPSELKVKPGALIAELEQQGVPLHVTQYGKPKAVIARYDEYGALMRKIEALKDMLPMKECLSAPEEEAISLKDYEHRRAARVRG from the coding sequence ATGCCTACTCGCATCGTGACCCCCAGTGAGCTCAAGGTGAAGCCGGGTGCTCTGATAGCTGAACTGGAGCAACAGGGTGTGCCCCTGCACGTCACCCAGTATGGCAAACCAAAGGCTGTTATTGCACGCTATGATGAATACGGGGCATTGATGAGGAAGATCGAAGCCCTGAAGGACATGCTGCCCATGAAGGAATGCCTCTCTGCACCGGAGGAAGAGGCCATCAGTCTGAAAGATTATGAGCACCGGCGAGCGGCCCGTGTTCGAGGTTAG